The Methanobrevibacter oralis genome segment TATAATAATTCACCACCATAATAATCAAAACACAAATATTCATAATCAATATAAGAAACCAATGAAAATAATAAATAATTATTGAAAAACTGATTTGAATTTAACTATTAAATTAAAAAAAGAAGCGAAATTCACATGAAAAAAATAATAAAATATGAAAATGAACACTATTTAAAAAATAGTATGAAAACAAGGAAAAAATGAACATTAATTAAAACTCAATAATTTCTGCCAACACTCATTAAGCTTAAAAAAAACCTTTGATGAAGAAACATACTCCAGAAAAAACAATGTAAAAAGTATTTTTAGCGTAATTAAAAGAAAATTCATCAGAAATAAATAAAGGTAAACACATAAGATTACAAAACAAAGAAACAAGACTCAAAACAGCAGTATACAACATCGACAAAGTAGTAAAAATTTTAAATTAGAATTTTAATAAAGTCAAATAAACGATATCTTTATAAACATATAATTGCTAATATTTAATTACTGCCAATTTGGTAGAATAACTTTTTTTGGGATATTTTCCCATTGGATGTGGCTTTATAGCTGAACAAAAAAAGGTGTTATTAATGTATAAATATATTAGAGACGCATGGAAAAACCCTGATGAGTCATATGTACGTGAACTCATGTGGGAAAGAGCTCCTAAATGGAGAAGACAAAGAGTAGTCCAAAGAATAGATAGACCTACTAGACTTGATAGAGCTAGAAGTTTAGGTTACAGAGCTAAAAAAGGTTTCGTTTTAGTAAGAACTAGAGTAAGACGTGGTGGAAGAAGGAAATCTCGTTTTATTGGTGGTCGTAAACCTAAAAGAATGGGTGTAAACAAAATTACTCAGGCTAAATCTATTCAAAGAATTGCTGAAGAACGTGTAGCTAAAAAATACCCTAATTTAGAAGTATTAAACTCTTACTGGGTGTGGGCTGACGGTAAATATAAATATTATGAAGTAATTTTAGTAGATCCACGTAGTCCTTCTATTGTCAATGATAAAAAAATCAATTGGATATGTTCTAAAAAACACACTAATAGAGCTCTTAGAGGTTTAACTAGTGCTGGTAATAAAGGACGTGGAATTAAATCTAAAGGAAAAGGTAGTGAACAAGCAAGAAGAAGAAAATTATAACTCTTCTTCTTATTACTACTTTTTTTTAGATAAAATGATTCATAATATTAAATTTAGAGCTTTTGTTTATGAAGGTGAAGATATTGGCGAAATAAGTCAAGCTATTTTAAACATACTTCCTGAAGCTGAAATCGAAGCAGAAGAAGCTGAAGGATTAATGGAAGATAAAATAATAATTTTATCTGGTGTTATATCTAAA includes the following:
- a CDS encoding 50S ribosomal protein L15e → MYKYIRDAWKNPDESYVRELMWERAPKWRRQRVVQRIDRPTRLDRARSLGYRAKKGFVLVRTRVRRGGRRKSRFIGGRKPKRMGVNKITQAKSIQRIAEERVAKKYPNLEVLNSYWVWADGKYKYYEVILVDPRSPSIVNDKKINWICSKKHTNRALRGLTSAGNKGRGIKSKGKGSEQARRRKL